The genome window ATTGTTTTAAATTTACAAATGTAAGAGTAATTTTAATGAAGAGGGTGAGAAGATGAAGTTTTTGAGGATTGAAGATGAAGTTATTTATTCTAAAAAAAGATATAAATTAAAAAAAGAAATAGATAAACTTTTTTTAGATGAAGAATATTTTCAAATAGAGCCACAATTGTTTGAAGAATACGATGAATTTACAACTATAAACAATAAAATTCCAGAAGAATCTATGGTAAAGGTTGTAAATGGAAAAGTAATGGTACTTAGAGCTGACATAACTACAAGTATAATAAAAAGCCTTGTACCAAGATGGGAAGATGGTTTAAAGCTTAAGCTTTTTTATAATTCGTCAATATATAAAAATAAAAATACTGTTGGAATAAAAGAAATAAGACAAATAGGTTGCGAGTATCTAGGAGAATCTTCTGTAGAAGCAGATAGAGAAGTAGTAAAATTAGCTCTTAAGATACTTGAAAAATACAATAATAATTTTATCTTAGAGGTTGGAAGTAGTAAGTATATTCATGGTTTGTTAGAGGAATTAAATTTAAATAAGAATTGTGAAAATCAAATTAAAAATTTACTATATACGAAGAACACTCATGAATTAAAAGTATATATTGAAGAGCTAAAAATTAAGAGTGAAGTAAAAGAATTATTCTCAAATATTTTAAGTTTACAAGGAAATTTATACAACGTTATTGAAAAATCAAAAAAATTCTATTGTAATAATAAGATGAAGCAAGCTCTTGAAGAATTAAAGCAAGTGAATAATTTAATTGAGGAATGTAATTTTTTGGATAAGGCTAGATTCGATTTATCAATGGTTACAATGCTTGACTATTATGAAGGTATTATGTTTAGAGGATACTACCCAAATTCATATAAAGAAATTCTTAGTGGTGGAAGATATGATTCTTTAACTAAAGAATATGGAAAAGAAATTCCGGCTATTGGATTTACATTAAGTGTTGATGAACTAATGAAGTATGTATATAAATAAGATTGAAAAGGAGCGATTATTTTGGATTATTTGACTATAGCACTGGCAAAAGGAAGAATTGAAGGAGAATCATTTAAAAAATTAAAAAAAATGGGTTTGGGAGATAGTATAGACATAGATACAAGAAAACTAATCTTTAAAGATGAAGAAAATAAAATCATATATATACATGTCAAACCATCAGATGTAGTTACATACGTTGAAAAAGGAGTCGCTGACCTTGGTATAGCAGGTAAAGATAC of Clostridioides sp. ES-S-0054-01 contains these proteins:
- a CDS encoding ATP phosphoribosyltransferase regulatory subunit, whose translation is MKFLRIEDEVIYSKKRYKLKKEIDKLFLDEEYFQIEPQLFEEYDEFTTINNKIPEESMVKVVNGKVMVLRADITTSIIKSLVPRWEDGLKLKLFYNSSIYKNKNTVGIKEIRQIGCEYLGESSVEADREVVKLALKILEKYNNNFILEVGSSKYIHGLLEELNLNKNCENQIKNLLYTKNTHELKVYIEELKIKSEVKELFSNILSLQGNLYNVIEKSKKFYCNNKMKQALEELKQVNNLIEECNFLDKARFDLSMVTMLDYYEGIMFRGYYPNSYKEILSGGRYDSLTKEYGKEIPAIGFTLSVDELMKYVYK